A window from Festucalex cinctus isolate MCC-2025b chromosome 4, RoL_Fcin_1.0, whole genome shotgun sequence encodes these proteins:
- the LOC144018186 gene encoding galanin receptor type 1-like yields the protein MPQSTNESWGRAAASAPAGPGPEAVAVPVVFGLIFVAGLAGNTLVLLVSCRAGAWRRAAEGKRGSNPTGVFIVNLSLADLLFLVLCVPFQATIYSLPGWHFGGFTCTFGHFLASVSVLVSVLTLAAMSVDRYVAVVLSGRCRYRTRSATLLCVGVIWTTALACSVPVAQNHVLTGHPGAPNVTFCWEVWGSARARKAYKTAVVLLGFLLPFVVICCSYVMVLFHLHKKMNMSTKSERIKQKTTQTVFLVIAAFLICWIPHHVIVMWAEFGRFPLTDASLVFRIASHCLSYGHACVNPVLYAFLSHKFRHRCRQVLACQRSGTQPPRGPEVRRLRLDKLSSTPSTTTI from the exons ATGCCGCAGTCGACCAACGAGTCATGGGGACGGGCCGCAGCCTCTGCTCCCGCCGGTCCTGGCCCGGAAGCAGTGGCGGTGCCGGTGGTGTTCGGGCTCATTTTCGTGGCGGGCCTGGCGGGCAACACGCTGGTCCTGCTGGTGAGCTGCCGGGCAGGGGCGTGGCGGCGCGCGGCGGAGGGCAAAAGAGGCAGTAACCCTACCGGCGTGTTCATCGTGAACCTGAGCTTGGCGGACCTGCTTTTCCTGGTTCTGTGCGTCCCGTTCCAAGCCACCATCtactccctccccgggtggcacttCGGGGGGTTTACGTGCACGTTCGGCCACTTCCTGGCGTCGGTGAGCGTTCTGGTGAGCGTCTTGACGCTTGCCGCCATGTCCGTCGATCGCTACGTGGCCGTGGTTCTGTCGGGCCGGTGCCGCTACCGGACCCGCTCCGCCACCTTGTTGTGCGTCGGCGTCATCTGGACTACGGCGCTGGCGTGCTCCGTGCCGGTGGCCCAGAACCACGTGCTGACCGGGCACCCCGGCGCCCCCAACGTGACATTCTGCTGGGAGGTGTGGGGGTCTGCGCGGGCCCGGAAAGCCTACAAGACTGCCGTGGTTCTGCTCGGGTTCCTGCTGCCTTTCGTGGTCATCTGCTGCTCTTACGTCATG GTTTTATTTCACCTTCACAAAAAGATGAACATGTCCACAAAGTCTGAGCGCATCAAACAAAAG ACCACGCAGACAGTCTTCCTGGTCATCGCCGCCTTCCTGATTTGCTGGATCCCGCATCACGTGATCGTCATGTGGGCGGAGTTTGGCCGCTTCCCCCTGACGGACGCGTCCTTGGTCTTTCGTATCGCGTCCCACTGCCTGTCCTACGGTCATGCCTGCGTCAACCCCGTCCTCTACGCTTTTCTGTCACACAAGTTTCGCCACCGCTGCCGTCAGGTCCTGGCCTGCCAACGGTCTGGCACGCAACCTCCCAGGGGACCGGAGGTGCGGCGCCTGCGCCTGGACAAGCTGTCCAGTACGCCCTCTACCACCACTATATGA
- the LOC144018189 gene encoding chymotrypsin B-like has protein sequence MAVLWIISCFALVSAAYGCGTPAIPPEVTGYARIVNGEEAVPHSWPWQVSLQQSNGFHFCGGSLINENWVVTAAHCNVKTYHRVVAGEHDKGYGSNEAVQVLRPAKVFTHPQWNPRTINNDIALIKLTSPARLGTNVSPVCLAEATDDFAPGRTCVTSGWGLTRYNAPSTPNKLQQAALPLLSNEQCKRHWGSNISSVMICAGADGATSCMGDSGGPLVCEKDNAWTLVGIVSWGSSRCSTTTPAVYARVTALRGWVDQILASN, from the exons ATGGCCGTCCTCTGGATCATCTCCTGCTTTGCCCTCGTCAGTGCCGCCTACG GTTGCGGAACACCCGCCATCCCCCCCGAGGTGACGGGCTACGCTCGCATCGTCAACGGCGAGGAGGCCGTCCCACACTCGTGGCCCTGGCAGGTGTCCCTGCAG CAATCCAACGGCTTCCACTTCTGCGGCGGCTCCCTGATCAATGAGAACTGGGTGGTGACCGCCGCCCACTGCAACGTCAA GACCTACCACCGCGTGGTGGCTGGCGAGCACGATAAGGGTTACGGCTCCAACGAGGCGGTGCAGGTCCTGCGTCCCGCCAAGGTGTTCACGCACCCCCAATGGAACCCACGCACCATCAACAACGACATCGCGCTGATCAAGCTGACCTCCCCCGCCCGCCTGGGCACCAACGTGTCGCCCGTTTGTCTGGCCGAGGCCACCGACGACTTCGCCCCGGGAAGAACCTGCGTCACCTCCGGATGGGGCCTGACCAGATACAACG CTCCCAGCACTCCCAACAAGCTCCAGCAGGCCGCGCTTCCTCTTTTGTCCAACGAGCAGTGCAAGCGTCACTGGGGCAGTAACATCTCCAGCGTGATGATCTGCGCTGGAGCCGACGGCGCCACCTCCTGCATG GGCGACTCCGGCGGTCCTCTCGTGTGCGAGAAAGACAACGCTTGGACCCTGGTGGGTATCGTGTCCTGGGGAAGCAGCCGCTGCTCCACGACCACGCCCGCCGTCTACGCCCGTGTCACCGCGCTGCGCGGCTGGGTGGACCAGATCCTTGCCAGCAACTAA
- the LOC144018190 gene encoding chymotrypsin A-like: MAFLWILSCLAFVGAAYGCGAPAIPPVITGYSRIVNGEEAVPHSWPWQVSLQDYTGFHFCGGSLVNENWVVTAAHCNVRTSHRVVLGEHDRSSSEEDTQVLRVGKVFKHPRYNGFTINNDILLIKLASPAQMNMRVSPVCVAQSGDNFPGGMKCVTSGWGLTRHDAPDTPALLQQASLPLLTNDECRRFWGNKITSLMICAGASGASSCMGDSGGPLVCQKAGAWTLVGIVSWGSGRCMPTMPGVYARVTELRAWMDQTIAAN, from the exons ATGGCCTTCCTGTGGATCCTCTCGTGCCTCGCCTTCGTCGGTGCCGCCTACG GTTGCGGCGCTCCCGCCATCCCTCCCGTGATCACCGGATACTCTCGTATCGTCAACGGTGAGGAGGCGGTGCCTCACTCGTGGCCCTGGCAGGTGTCGCTGCag GACTACACGGGTTTCCACTTCTGCGGCGGCTCCCTGGTCAACGAGAACTGGGTGGTCACGGCGGCACACTGCAACGTTAG GACTTCCCATCGCGTGGTTCTGGGCGAGCACGACCGCTCGTCCTCCGAAGAGGACACCCAGGTTCTGAGGGTGGGCAAG GTGTTCAAACACCCTCGCTACAACGGTTTCACCATCAACAACGACATCCTGCTGATCAAGCTGGCCAGCCCGGCCCAGATGAACATGCGCGTGTCGCCCGTCTGCGTGGCCCAATCCGGAGACAACTTCCCCGGGGGCATGAAGTGCGTCACCAGCGGCTGGGGGCTGACCCGACACGACG CCCCCGACACGCCGGCCCTCCTCCAGCAGGCCTCCCTGCCGCTGCTGACCAACGACGAGTGCCGTAGATTCTGGGGCAACAAGATCACCAGCCTGATGATCTGCGCCGGCGCTTCCGGAGCTTCATCCTGCATG GGCGACTCTGGCGGCCCCTTGGTCTGCCAGAAGGCGGGCGCCTGGACCCTGGTGGGCATCGTGTCCTGGGGCAGCGGAAGGTGCATGCCCACCATGCCCGGCGTCTACGCTCGTGTCACTGAACTCCGCGCCTGGATGGACCAGACCATCGCCGCCAACTGA
- the agrp gene encoding agouti-related protein, translated as MLVDVVPSRRYWFLCLLAVSSATLLRPRDPRPHLQLDTEWSLLERSRDTEARHEPAHDVDDDNEVHAGDFLMEVESYDQDESAPRALRSARRCIRHQQSCLGFALPCCDACDTCYCRFFNAICYCRRVGHACLSTRT; from the exons ATGCTGGTGGACGTTGTGCCGTCCCGCCGTTACTGGTTCCTCTGCCTGTTGGCTGTCTCGTCAGCGACCTTGCTCCGCCCACGTGACCCCCGCCCCCATCTTCAGCTAGACACCGAATGGTCGCTCCTAG AGAGAAGCCGTGATACCGAAGCCCGGCACGAACCGGCCCATGACGTCGACGACGACAATGAAGTCCATGCGGGGGACTTTCTGATGGAGGTGGAGTCCTATGACCAG GACGAGTCCGCGCCGCGCGCCCTGCGCTCGGCCCGCCGCTGCATCCGGCACCAGCAGTCGTGCTTGGGCTTCGCGCTGCCCTGCTGCGACGCCTGCGACACCTGCTACTGCCGCTTCTTCAACGCCATCTGCTACTGCCGACGCGTCGGGCATGCCTGCCTGTCCACGCGCACCTGA
- the LOC144018191 gene encoding homeodomain-interacting protein kinase 2-like isoform X2, translating to MLPLRQPTPFHRPPARQHSSHLSSMALPAYQNPPHMTQSAFSACSSECSPEEDYHYLREMQGLIVESKNGFYYIHKLLGRGTSSHVFKCKDLITIKDVALKVHKNYMLFENEIEMQEIVSVLDPDKKSIVEFIDMFTINRHPCLVFELLDTSLFNMVVEKRWKSFSPNDIRPVAQQLLTAFEALKSIGVIHTDLKSDNVMLVDHSATPFRVKLIDFGLAICTADAPLNYGVALQPLGNRAPEVVLGLPFSEAIDMWSLGCVLSFLYLGKYLFLASSNYNMLRSIIEVVGCVPEHLLAASKNTHKYFTRSERDTEGDRANWRLMTAREYHDKTGVRPKSLPWRFKCLDDLLKLKPEVSEPLELEDRKAFVDLLKRLLQMDPKHRITPKDALKHPFLTMSHLSAHKDTSLYVIDSYDKMKFCPPSVLEAEHRSHSARTFNLRNWCERFCGHAEDTPPSAERTDAEPSARAAWWQKLLQLLGRSANSDPLAVESNKTCWGQMCVCFRMNRVVPETQHVPLRPGSVPVRARTASDWDRPQTERRRLQEDVPSPRDRSVQINHLSQVGRERSARPDGSSSAGRRSSGEDPPMPPSPRRESSGAGAAAAAGPPSRVVKPSRVKEAWPPPPLDKSRGKPPLPPASKRARAGKSRGKNETAAAAVRPASLLRPQTDEPLGVYKLRVQNRESARANRLRSDRDKAGPGYKLM from the exons ATGTTGCCCCTTCGCCAGCCGACGCCGTTCCACCGTCCTCCAGCGCGCCAACACTCTTCTCATCTTTCTTCTATGGCGCTGCCGGCCTACCAAAATCCTCCACACATGACGCAG TCTGCGTTCTCTGCATGTTCTTCAGAATGTTCCCCCGAGGAGGACTACCACTACCTGAGAGAGATGCAAGGCCTCATCGTGGAGAGCAAGAACGGTTTTTACTACATCCACAAGCTTCTGGGCCGAGGGACCAGCAGCCACGTGTTCAAGTGTAAAGACTTGATCACCATCAAGGACGTGGCACTCAAAGTCCACAAGAACTATATGCTGTTTGAAAACGAG ATCGAGATGCAGGAGATTGTGAGCGTGCTGGACCCGGACAAGAAGAGCATCGTGGAATTCATCGATATGTTCACCATCAACAGGCACCCGTGTCTGGTCTTTGAGCTCCTTGACACCAGCTTGTTCAACATGGTCGTGGAGAAGAGATGGAAAAGCTTCTCGCCCAACGACATCCGACCCGTCGCCCAACAG CTCCTGACGGCGTTTGAGGCCCTGAAGAGCATCGGCGTGATCCACACGGACCTCAAGTCGGACAACGTCATGCTGGTGGACCACAGCGCCACGCCCTTCCGGGTCAAGCTCATCGACTTTGGACTCGCCATCTGCACCGCCGACGCGCCGCTCAATTACGGCGTGGCCCTGCAGCCCCTGGGCAACAG GGCGCCGGAAGTGGTCCTCGGTCTTCCCTTCTCGGAGGCCATCGACATGTGGTCTCTGGGCTGCGTGCTGTCCTTCTTGTACCTGGGCAAGTACCTGTTTTTGGCCAGCTCCAACTACAACATG TTGCGGAGCATAATCGAGGTGGTGGGTTGCGTTCCCGAGCATCTCCTCGCCGCCAGTAAGAACACGCACAAATATTTCACAAGGAGCGAAAGAGACACCGAAGGAGATCGAGCCAATTGGCGGCTGATG aCGGCGCGAGAGTATCACGACAAAACGGGAGTTCGGCCCAAATCGCTGCCGTGGCGCTTCAAGTGTTTGGATGACCTGCTCAAA CTGAAGCCGGAAGTGAGCGAGCCGTTGGAGTTGGAGGATCGGAAAGCGTTTGTGGACCTCCTCAAGCGCCTCCTGCAGATGGACCCCAAGCACAGGATCACCCCCAAGGATGCGCTCAAGCACCCCTTCCTCACCATGAGCCACCTCAGCGCCCACAAGGACACCAGCTTGTA CGTGATTGACAGCTATGACAAAATGAAGTTCTGTCCGCCCAGCGTCCTGGAGGCGGAGCATCGGTCCCATTCGGCCCGAACCTTCAACTTGAGGAACTGGTGCGAAAGGTTCTGCGGGCACGCCGAGGACACGCCGCCGAGCGCCGAGCGCACCGACGCCGAGCCTTCCGCTCGGGCTGCCTGGTGGCAGAAACTGCTTCAGCTGTTGGGGAGAAGCGCCAATTCGGATCCGCTCGCCGTTGAGTCAAACAAGACCTGCTGGGGTCAAATGTGCGTCTGCTTCCGGATGAATCGGGTCGTGCCGGAAACGCAGCACGTTCCCCTGCGACCGGGCAGCGTCCCCGTACGGGCCCGGACCGCGTCCGACTGGGACCGGCCGCAAACGGAGCGCCGCCGACTCCAGGAAGATGTTCCGTCGCCACGCGACCGGTCCGTGCAGATTAACCACCTGTCGCAAGTCGGCCGCGAGCGCTCGGCGCGACCCGACGGGTCGTCGtcggccggccggcgctcgtCCGGCGAGGACCCGCCGATGCCGCCGAGTCCCCGCCGCGAGTCGTCGGGAGCCggcgccgccgctgccgccgggCCGCCGTCGCGAGTCGTTAAGCCGTCGCGAGTGAAGGAGgcgtggccgccgccgccgctcgaCAAGTCGCGAGGCaaaccgccgctgccgccggcCAGCAAGCGAGCTCGCGCGGGCAAGTCGCGAGGGAAGAAcgagacggcggcggcggcggtgcgacCCGCCTCGTTGTTGCGGCCTCAAACGGACGAGCCGTTGGGAGTTTACAAGCTGCGCGTTCAGAACCGCGAGTCGGCGCGTGCCAACAGGTTGCGAAGCGACCGTGACAAGGCGGGTCCCGGTTACAAGTTGATGTGA
- the LOC144018191 gene encoding uncharacterized protein LOC144018191 isoform X1: MRSGFYLTVSSGVHRLRSSRSEVLQLFDVTCRPTHLMQKMGIVIRHADYTNQVCRNISNLQDLRNSGLGSPSVQVKVCFCLFAHAPLLTFAQSAFSACSSECSPEEDYHYLREMQGLIVESKNGFYYIHKLLGRGTSSHVFKCKDLITIKDVALKVHKNYMLFENEIEMQEIVSVLDPDKKSIVEFIDMFTINRHPCLVFELLDTSLFNMVVEKRWKSFSPNDIRPVAQQLLTAFEALKSIGVIHTDLKSDNVMLVDHSATPFRVKLIDFGLAICTADAPLNYGVALQPLGNRAPEVVLGLPFSEAIDMWSLGCVLSFLYLGKYLFLASSNYNMLRSIIEVVGCVPEHLLAASKNTHKYFTRSERDTEGDRANWRLMTAREYHDKTGVRPKSLPWRFKCLDDLLKLKPEVSEPLELEDRKAFVDLLKRLLQMDPKHRITPKDALKHPFLTMSHLSAHKDTSLYVIDSYDKMKFCPPSVLEAEHRSHSARTFNLRNWCERFCGHAEDTPPSAERTDAEPSARAAWWQKLLQLLGRSANSDPLAVESNKTCWGQMCVCFRMNRVVPETQHVPLRPGSVPVRARTASDWDRPQTERRRLQEDVPSPRDRSVQINHLSQVGRERSARPDGSSSAGRRSSGEDPPMPPSPRRESSGAGAAAAAGPPSRVVKPSRVKEAWPPPPLDKSRGKPPLPPASKRARAGKSRGKNETAAAAVRPASLLRPQTDEPLGVYKLRVQNRESARANRLRSDRDKAGPGYKLM; the protein is encoded by the exons ATGCGCTCTGGTTTCTATCTCACGGTCTCGAGCGGGGTTCACCGCTTGCGGTCCTCAAGGTCCGAGGTCCTGCAGCTTTTCGATGTTACCTGCcgaccaacacacctgatgcaAAAGAtggggatcgttatcaggcatgctgattaTACCAATCAGGTGTGCAGAAACAtctcaaacctgcaggacttgaGGAACTCTGGTCTCGGGTCTCCTTCTGTCCAGGttaaagtgtgtttttgtttgtttgcacacGCGCCTCTGCTGACCTTTGCGCAGTCTGCGTTCTCTGCATGTTCTTCAGAATGTTCCCCCGAGGAGGACTACCACTACCTGAGAGAGATGCAAGGCCTCATCGTGGAGAGCAAGAACGGTTTTTACTACATCCACAAGCTTCTGGGCCGAGGGACCAGCAGCCACGTGTTCAAGTGTAAAGACTTGATCACCATCAAGGACGTGGCACTCAAAGTCCACAAGAACTATATGCTGTTTGAAAACGAG ATCGAGATGCAGGAGATTGTGAGCGTGCTGGACCCGGACAAGAAGAGCATCGTGGAATTCATCGATATGTTCACCATCAACAGGCACCCGTGTCTGGTCTTTGAGCTCCTTGACACCAGCTTGTTCAACATGGTCGTGGAGAAGAGATGGAAAAGCTTCTCGCCCAACGACATCCGACCCGTCGCCCAACAG CTCCTGACGGCGTTTGAGGCCCTGAAGAGCATCGGCGTGATCCACACGGACCTCAAGTCGGACAACGTCATGCTGGTGGACCACAGCGCCACGCCCTTCCGGGTCAAGCTCATCGACTTTGGACTCGCCATCTGCACCGCCGACGCGCCGCTCAATTACGGCGTGGCCCTGCAGCCCCTGGGCAACAG GGCGCCGGAAGTGGTCCTCGGTCTTCCCTTCTCGGAGGCCATCGACATGTGGTCTCTGGGCTGCGTGCTGTCCTTCTTGTACCTGGGCAAGTACCTGTTTTTGGCCAGCTCCAACTACAACATG TTGCGGAGCATAATCGAGGTGGTGGGTTGCGTTCCCGAGCATCTCCTCGCCGCCAGTAAGAACACGCACAAATATTTCACAAGGAGCGAAAGAGACACCGAAGGAGATCGAGCCAATTGGCGGCTGATG aCGGCGCGAGAGTATCACGACAAAACGGGAGTTCGGCCCAAATCGCTGCCGTGGCGCTTCAAGTGTTTGGATGACCTGCTCAAA CTGAAGCCGGAAGTGAGCGAGCCGTTGGAGTTGGAGGATCGGAAAGCGTTTGTGGACCTCCTCAAGCGCCTCCTGCAGATGGACCCCAAGCACAGGATCACCCCCAAGGATGCGCTCAAGCACCCCTTCCTCACCATGAGCCACCTCAGCGCCCACAAGGACACCAGCTTGTA CGTGATTGACAGCTATGACAAAATGAAGTTCTGTCCGCCCAGCGTCCTGGAGGCGGAGCATCGGTCCCATTCGGCCCGAACCTTCAACTTGAGGAACTGGTGCGAAAGGTTCTGCGGGCACGCCGAGGACACGCCGCCGAGCGCCGAGCGCACCGACGCCGAGCCTTCCGCTCGGGCTGCCTGGTGGCAGAAACTGCTTCAGCTGTTGGGGAGAAGCGCCAATTCGGATCCGCTCGCCGTTGAGTCAAACAAGACCTGCTGGGGTCAAATGTGCGTCTGCTTCCGGATGAATCGGGTCGTGCCGGAAACGCAGCACGTTCCCCTGCGACCGGGCAGCGTCCCCGTACGGGCCCGGACCGCGTCCGACTGGGACCGGCCGCAAACGGAGCGCCGCCGACTCCAGGAAGATGTTCCGTCGCCACGCGACCGGTCCGTGCAGATTAACCACCTGTCGCAAGTCGGCCGCGAGCGCTCGGCGCGACCCGACGGGTCGTCGtcggccggccggcgctcgtCCGGCGAGGACCCGCCGATGCCGCCGAGTCCCCGCCGCGAGTCGTCGGGAGCCggcgccgccgctgccgccgggCCGCCGTCGCGAGTCGTTAAGCCGTCGCGAGTGAAGGAGgcgtggccgccgccgccgctcgaCAAGTCGCGAGGCaaaccgccgctgccgccggcCAGCAAGCGAGCTCGCGCGGGCAAGTCGCGAGGGAAGAAcgagacggcggcggcggcggtgcgacCCGCCTCGTTGTTGCGGCCTCAAACGGACGAGCCGTTGGGAGTTTACAAGCTGCGCGTTCAGAACCGCGAGTCGGCGCGTGCCAACAGGTTGCGAAGCGACCGTGACAAGGCGGGTCCCGGTTACAAGTTGATGTGA